In Agromyces sp. Leaf222, the genomic window CGACGGCTGATCGGCGACCCGCGCGGGACCCACGCCGGCGGAATGCGAATCGGCCCGATCGCGAGGCGATCGGGCCGTTCGGGTGGTGCTGGCGGAGGATGGGGGATTCGAACCCCGGATGAGCGCTGTGCGTCACCCGGAATTCGTTTCCCTCTTCTGCGGAGGATGGGGATTCGAACCCCGGATGAGCGCTGTGCGTCACCCGGAATTCGTTTCCCTCTTCTGCGGAGGATGGGGGATTCGAACCCCCGAGGGCTTGCACCCAACACGCTTTCCAAGCGTGCGCCATAGGCCACTAGGCGAATCCTCCTGATGACCCCTCACGCACCCGCCAGAGCCCGGTTACCCTTGCTGCGTTTCCGCCCTGGGGGAGTTGGCCTGGATGGCGCCACGTGAGGAGCCTCGGACAGTCTACCCGAGCCGCGGGGCCGAATTGGACGCGAGCTCCGGATGCCGCGCCGCGAGGTACGCGTCGAACGCCTCGCGGCTCGTCTTGGCGGGCGTGTAGCCGAGCACGCGCTTGAGGCGCGCGTTGTCGAGCACGGGGCGGTACTGCAGGAACCCGACGCGGTTCGCGTCGTGCACGGTGAGCCGCAGGGCGTGTCCGACGCGGAGCGCGCCGGCGAGCAGCCCGGGCGAGAGCTCGAGCGTCGGTGTGCCGAACGCCTCGGCGATCTCGCTGACGGTGACCCTGCCGTCGCCGGCCACGTTGAACGCCCCAGTCACGTCACCGGTCGCGCCCTGCACGATGGCGCCCACGACGTCGTCGACCCAGATGAACACGAACGGGCTCTCGGAGCCGCGGATCTTCAGGATGCGCCGGCCCTCCCAGAGCGCCGTGATCTGGTTCGACACCGACGGGCCGAGGATCGTGCCGATGCGCAGCACGACCTGGCCGAGCTCGGGGTGCTCGGCGCGGTAGGCGGCGAGCATCTCCTCGACGAGGCGCTTGTGCCGCGAGTAGCTGAACGCCTCGTTGCCGCGGATCGCGTCGTCTTCGGTGAGCCACTCGGGGCTGTCGGCGTGGTAGCCGTACGCGGCGCCCGACGACGAGACGACGATGCGCGTCACGCCGTTGGCGACGGCCGCGTCGAGCACGTTGCGGGTGCCGTCGACGTCGACGCGGCGCTCGACCTCCTCGCTGAGGCCGCCCGGGTTCACGATGGCGGCGAGGTGCACGATCGTGTCGATCGCGTGGCGTTCGACCACTGCGGCCACCGTCGGGGCATCCGTCACGTCGCAGGTCTCGACGACGACGCCGTCGGGGGCGGATGCCGCGGGCGGCCGTACGTCGCCCGAGACGACGAGCTCGACGCCGGGGTGGGCGGCGAGGGCGCGCACGGCGTTGGATCCGAGGAAGCCGCTGCCGCCGGTGACGAGCATGCGCCTCATGCGGAGGCCTCGGGGCGGGCGCCGTCGACCGGCGCCTCGACGGGCGAGCTGACGGGCGAGCCGCCGACCGGGCCGCCGTCGGCGCCCGCCTCGCCCGACGTCTCGGCCGCGTGCGACGCCGCCCACGCGGCATCCGCCTTGCGCGTGACGCGGGCCCAGGCCGTCGCCAGCAGGAGGCCGGCGATGATGTCCCAGATGCCCCACCAGCCGGCGACGATCGCCATGCCGCCGATGCCGCCGAAGAACGTGAACACGAGGCCCAGCCCGAGGCCGGCGTTGCGGATGCCGACCTCGAACGTGATCGCCTTGCGCTCCCGGCTCGGCAGGCCGCCGATGCGGGCGCTCGCGTAGCCGAGGCCGAGCGCGATCGCATCGTGCAGGAACACGGCGACGAGCACGACGCCGATGTACGCCATGAAGACCGCCCAGTTGCCGATGAGCGCGATCGCGATGAAGCCGACGAGGGCGGCGAGGCTGATCCAGCGGGCGTACGGCTGCACGCGCTTCGCGAACCGCGGCCACCTGGCGCGGATCAGGAGCCCGGCGAAGAACGGCAGGCCGATGATGAGGAAGATCTCGAGCAGCATCTGCCAGCCGTTCAGGCTCACGGTGCGCACGAGCTCGGACGCCGTCGGGTGGATGCTGCCCCAGAACACGACGCTGATCGGCAGGATGAAGATGTAGAGCACGTTCGCGACGGCCGTCATCGACACCGAGAGCGCGACGTTGCCGCGCGAGCGGTAGGTGAGCACCTGCGAGATGTTGCCCGGCGGGCAGCACGCCACGAGGATCATGCCGAGCGCGATCGAAGCCTGCACGTTCAGCAGCAGCGTGAGCCCGAAGGTCACGGCGGGCAGCAGGATGATCTGCGCGAGCATCGCGATGATCATGGCCTTCGGCGCCTTGAGCACGGCCTTGAAGTCCGACGGCGCGGTGTCGAGCGCGATGCCGAACATGATGAACCCGAGCACGATGTTCAGGGCGACCATCGAGCCGGGCGTGAAGTTCAGGACGACGTCGTCGATGTTCATGCGCGTGCCTCCTGGGCGGTGGTCGAGCTGATCGAGGCGGAGGGGGCGGATGCCGCGGGCAGCGTGCCGAGCAGCTTCTTCACGGTGCGCCGGTAGGCGTCCTTGTTGACGTAGTACGACATGCGCTCGAGCCCGAGGTACCGGTAGCCGCCGCTGAGGTCGGGCCACGCGGCATCCGCTCGGGATCGGAACGCGGCCGCGGTCTCCGGGGCGTCGCGCACCGCGGCGAGGTAGGCGGCGATGAGTTCCGCCTGCTCGAAGCGGCCCTGCCAGCCGATGCCCGACGCCTCGATCATGCCGAGCACGAAGAGCCCGTTGAACGACGGCGGGAACATGTTGAGGAAGAGCTCGGGCGAGGCCTTCGTCCAGTTCAGGTGCGCGCGATCCACGAACGGGTAGTCGAGGTGGTAGCCCGTCGCGAGCATGACGAGGTCGTACTCGCCCGAGGTGCCGTCTGCGAAGTGCACCGTGCTGCCGTCGAAGCGGTCGATGTCGGGCACGATGCGCAGGTCGCCCTGACCGAGGTGGTTCAGGATCAGCGTGTTCACGATCGGGTGCGACTCGTAGATCTTGTAGTCGGGCTTCGGGAACCCGAACCGCACCGGGTCGCCGGTGAACGCCTGCAGGACGCGCTTGTCGATGAACTGCTTGATCGGCGCGGGCAGCGGGCGGCCCTGGTTCAGGGTGTCCGACGGCTTGCCGAAGAGGTAGCGGGGCACGAAGTAGTAGCCGCGACGAACGGACATGTCGACGGATGCCGCGTGGTGCACCGCGTCGACCGCGATGTCGCAGCCCGAGTTGCCGGCGCCGATGATGAGCACGCGCTTGCCGTCGAACACCTTCGGCGACTTGTAGGCGCTCGTGTGCATGATCTCGCCCGAGAACTCGCCGCGGAAGGCCGGAAGGTTCGGCTCGGCGAGGGTGCCGTTGGCGAGCACCACGGCCGAGTACTCGCCCGTCGTCTCGCCGCCGGGGCCGGTCGAGGTCACGAGCCAGCCGCTCGCGCCGGTCGCGTCGCCGTCGACGGGCTCGACCTTCGTCACGCGCGTGCCGAAGCTGAAGTGCCGGCGGAGCCCGAACTCGTCGGCGTAGTCGCCGAAGTACCCGAGGAGCTCGCGGTGGCTCGGGTAGTCGGCGGTCGAGCGCATCGGGAACTCGGCGAACTCGGTCGTCGTGCGGCTCGAGATGAGGTGCGCCGACTCGTACATGGTCGAACGCGGGTTGTCGATGTTCCAGAGGCCGCCGACGTCGGGGCCGGCCTCGAATCCGTGGAAGGGGATGCCGGCGCGGCTGAGCGCGCGGGCGCCTGCGAGGCCGGAGGGGCCCGCTCCGATGAGGGCGATGGGGTTCACTGGTGGTTCCTGTGCTGGATGCGGACCGCTGGGGGAGACGGCCCGGCCGTGGGGCCGACCCAGCATAAGCGAAGCCTGCTCGGTTCTCTGCACACGCTCTCACGCGGCTCGGGAGGGCGCTCGCGGGAGACTCCCAGTCCGCTTCGGGGCCCCGCCCAATAGGCTTGCAGGGTGGCGCACGGGATCTACATCTGCTCGGCCGAAGGCAACACCGGAAAGTCGACGGTCGCCCTCGGGGTGCTCGACACCCTGACCAGGCGCGCGACGCGCGTCGGCGTCTTCCGGCCCATCGCGAGGTCGATCGACGAGCGCGACTACGTGCTCGACCTGCTGCTCGCGCACGACGCGGTCGTGCCCCTCGCCTACGACGAGGCCATCGGGGTCGACTACGACGCCGTGCACGCCGACCCCGAGGGCGCGCTCGCCGAGATCGTGCGCCGCTACAAGGCCATCGAGCACCGCTGCGACGCGGTCGTGATCCTCGGCTCCGACTTCACGGATGTCGGCAGCCCCACCGAGCTGGCCTACAACGCCCGCATCGCGGCGAACCTCGCCGCCCCCGTGCTGCTCGTGCTCGGCGGCCGCGTCGGCGGCGGGCGCCAGCGCGCCGAGCACCTCGGGCAGGCCGAGGCGCGCACGCCAGACGACGTCGCCCAGCTCGCCGACCTCGCGGTCGAAGAACTCGCGCGCGAGCACTCCACGCTGCTCGGCGTCGTCGTCAACCGCGCCGACGGCGATCGGCTCGACGAGATCGTCGCAGCCGTGCAGCCCGTCATGAAGCGCGTGCCCGCCCACGAGGCGGCCGGTCGAGACGCCGAGGGCGCGGCATCCGTCGCCGTCTGGGCGATCCCCGAAGACCAGGTGCTCGTGGCGCCGTCGGTGCGCTCGATCATGGAGGCCGTCGACGGCGAGCTCGCAACCGGCGACCCCGACCTGCTCGACCGCGAGGCCCTCGGCGTCGTCATCGCCGCGATGTCGATGGAGAACGTGCTCACGCGCCTCATCGAGGGTTCGATCGTGATCATCCCGGCCGATCGCAGCGAGGTGCTGCTCGGCGTGCTGACCGCGCACGCGTCGGCGAACTTCCCGTCGATCTCGGGCATCGTGCTCGTGGGCGGGTTCCCGCTCTCCGAGCAGGTCGAGCGGCTCGTCGAGGGCCTGCGAGCCGGCCTGCCGATCATCCGCACGACGCTCGGCAGCTACGACACGGCGGTCGCGATCACCCAGACCCGAGGGCGGCTCGCCGCCGAGTCGCAGCGCAAGCGCGACACCGCGCTCTCGCTCTTCGAGAAGCACGTCGACGGCCAGGCCCTGCTCGACCTGCTCGACGTGGCCGCGCCCGAGGTCGTGACCCCGCTCATGTTCGAGTACGGCCTGCTCGAGCGCGCCCGCAGCGCCCGCAAGCACATCGTGCTGCCAGAGGGTTACGACGACCGCGTGCTGCGCGCCGCGGCGACCCTGCTCGCGCGCGACGTCGCCGACCTCACGATCCTCGGCGAGGAGATCGAGGTGCGCTCGCGAGCGATCGGCCTCGGCCTCGACCTCTCCCGCGCCACGGTGCTCTCCAACCACGACTTCGTGCACGTCGCCCGCTTCGCCGAGGAGTACCAGAAGCGCCGTGCGCACAAGGGCATCACGCTCGAGCAGGCCCGCGACACCGTGCAGGACGTCTCGTACTTCGGCACGATGATGGTCGAGCTCGGACTCGCCGACGGCATGGTGTCGGGGGCCGTCCACACGACGGCCCACACCATCCGCCCGTCCTTCGAGATCGTGAAGACGAAGCCGGGCGTCGAGGTGGTCTCGAGCGTGTTCCTCATGGCGCTCGCCGATCGCGTGCTCGTCTACGGCGACTGCGCCGTGGTTCCCGACCCGACCGCCGAGCAGCTCGCCGACATCGCGATCTCGTCGGCGCGCACGGCCGCGCAGTTCGGCATCGAGCCGCGCGTGGCGATGCTCTCGTACTCGACCGGCGAGTCCGGCACGGGCGCCGACGTCGACAAGGTGCGGCGGGCCACCGAGCTCGTGCGCGAGCGCGCGCCCGAGCTCGCGGTCGAGGGGCCGATCCAGTACGACGCCGCGGCCGACGCGGCGGTCGCGCGCACGAAGCTCCCCGAGTCGGATGTCGCGGGGCGGGCGACCGTGTTCATCTTCCCCGACCTCAACACGGGCAACAACACGTACAAGGCCGTGCAGCGCTCGGCCGGGGCGGTCGCGATCGGGCCCGTGCTGCAGGGCCTCAAGAAGCCGGTGAACGACCTCTCGAGAGGGGCACTCGTGCAGGACATCGTGAACACCGTGGCGATCACGGCGATCCAGGCGGCCGACGCGTCATGAGCATCGTGCTCGTCGTCAACTCGGGTTCCTCGTCGCTCAAGTACCAGCTGCTCGACGTCGAGACGGGGCATCCGCTCGCCAGTGGACTGGTCGAGCGCATCGGCACGACCGACGGGCACGTGAAGCACACGGCCTCCGCGCCCGGTGCCGCCGAGCCGTCGGTGTGGGATGCCGCGGTCGACGCACCAGACCACGACGCCGCCTTCGCGGTCATGCTCGAGGCGTTCGCATCGCACGGGCCCTCGCTCGAGCAGCACGCGCCGGTCGCGGTCGGGCACCGGGTCGTGCAGGGCGGAGCCCGGTTCTTCGAGCCGACCGTCATCACCGAGCTCGTGAAGATCAACATCGACGAGCTCTCGGTGCTCGCGCCGTTGCACAACCCCGCGAACCTGGCCGGCATCCGCGCGGCCGAGCGGGCGTTCCCCGACGTGCCGCACATCGCCGTCTTCGACACGGCCTTCCACCAGACGATGCCGCCCGCCGCGTACACCTACGCGATCGACCGCGCGCTCGCCGAGAAGCACCGCGTGCGCCGCTACGGGTTCCACGGCACGTCGCACCGGTTCGTGTCGCGTGCGGCGGCCGAGTTCCTCGGGCGCCCGGTCGAGGAGCTGCGGCTGATCGTGCTGCACCTCGGCAACGGGGCATCGGCGTGCGCGGTCGCCGAGGGGCGATCGGTCGACACGAGCATGGGCATGACCCCGCTCGAGGGGCTCGTCATGGGCACGCGCTCGGGCGACATCGACCCCGCGGTGCTGCTGCACCTCCAGCGCAGGGCCTCGCTCGATGCCGACGCGACCGACCGGCTGCTGAACTCGCAGAGCGGCATCCTCGGCCTCAGCGGCCACGCCGACATGCGCGACCTCGAGGCCGCGCGTCAGGCCGGCGACGAGGCATCCGTCATCGCGTTCGACGTCTACACGCACCGCTTGCGCTCGTACGTCGGCGCCTACGCGGCACAGCTCGGTCGCGTCGACGCGATCGTGTTCACGGCCGGCGTCGGCGAGAACTCGGCGACCGTGCGCGGCGCGGCGCTCGCCGGACTCGAGGGCTTCGGCGTCGAGATCGACGAGGAGCGCAACGCGTCGCGCGAGCGCGGCGCCCGCCGCATCTCGACCGACGCGTCGCGCACGGCGGTGCTCGTGGTGCCGACGAACGAGGAGCTCGAGATCGCGCGGCAGGCGCTCGAGGTCGTGCTGGGCTGACGCGCGGCGCACCGCCGCACTGCGGCTCCCACCGCGCGCCCACTGCGCGTACCGCTGCGCACCGCCGCCGGTGACGCCGTGCGTACCGCCGGGCGTACCGCCGGGCGTAGCGCCGGGCGTACCGCCGTGCGTAGCGCCGGGCGTGAAATTCAGGAGATTCGGCGCCATGGGCGCTGTGGGGCGCGCATGATGCCGGATTTCCTGAGTTTCCTGGTGACGACGGACGGACTGACTGACTGACTTCGGGGACCCCTTCTGCAAGAAATGTTGTGCAAGAACTCTTGCTGATCTAGCATGGCGAGCATGGACACTCCCGCACCCGACGCGGCCGCTTCCGCCGGTACCCCTGCCAGCAGCCCCGTCGAGGGTGCCGGCCCGGCCGATCGGCGCATCGGCCTGCACGACGCCGGCTCGATGCGGGCCCTCGCGCACCCGCTGCGCCTCCGCATCCTCGGGCTGTTGAGGGCCGGAGGCCCGCACTCGGTCGGCATGCTCGTCGAGGCCACCGGCGCGGCATCCGGATCGATCAGCTACCACCTGGGCACGCTCGCCAAGCACGGCTTCGTCGTGCCGGCGCCCGAGCGCGAGCGCGACGGTCGCGAGCGCTGG contains:
- a CDS encoding NAD(P)/FAD-dependent oxidoreductase, with the protein product MNPIALIGAGPSGLAGARALSRAGIPFHGFEAGPDVGGLWNIDNPRSTMYESAHLISSRTTTEFAEFPMRSTADYPSHRELLGYFGDYADEFGLRRHFSFGTRVTKVEPVDGDATGASGWLVTSTGPGGETTGEYSAVVLANGTLAEPNLPAFRGEFSGEIMHTSAYKSPKVFDGKRVLIIGAGNSGCDIAVDAVHHAASVDMSVRRGYYFVPRYLFGKPSDTLNQGRPLPAPIKQFIDKRVLQAFTGDPVRFGFPKPDYKIYESHPIVNTLILNHLGQGDLRIVPDIDRFDGSTVHFADGTSGEYDLVMLATGYHLDYPFVDRAHLNWTKASPELFLNMFPPSFNGLFVLGMIEASGIGWQGRFEQAELIAAYLAAVRDAPETAAAFRSRADAAWPDLSGGYRYLGLERMSYYVNKDAYRRTVKKLLGTLPAASAPSASISSTTAQEARA
- the pta gene encoding phosphate acetyltransferase — protein: MAHGIYICSAEGNTGKSTVALGVLDTLTRRATRVGVFRPIARSIDERDYVLDLLLAHDAVVPLAYDEAIGVDYDAVHADPEGALAEIVRRYKAIEHRCDAVVILGSDFTDVGSPTELAYNARIAANLAAPVLLVLGGRVGGGRQRAEHLGQAEARTPDDVAQLADLAVEELAREHSTLLGVVVNRADGDRLDEIVAAVQPVMKRVPAHEAAGRDAEGAASVAVWAIPEDQVLVAPSVRSIMEAVDGELATGDPDLLDREALGVVIAAMSMENVLTRLIEGSIVIIPADRSEVLLGVLTAHASANFPSISGIVLVGGFPLSEQVERLVEGLRAGLPIIRTTLGSYDTAVAITQTRGRLAAESQRKRDTALSLFEKHVDGQALLDLLDVAAPEVVTPLMFEYGLLERARSARKHIVLPEGYDDRVLRAAATLLARDVADLTILGEEIEVRSRAIGLGLDLSRATVLSNHDFVHVARFAEEYQKRRAHKGITLEQARDTVQDVSYFGTMMVELGLADGMVSGAVHTTAHTIRPSFEIVKTKPGVEVVSSVFLMALADRVLVYGDCAVVPDPTAEQLADIAISSARTAAQFGIEPRVAMLSYSTGESGTGADVDKVRRATELVRERAPELAVEGPIQYDAAADAAVARTKLPESDVAGRATVFIFPDLNTGNNTYKAVQRSAGAVAIGPVLQGLKKPVNDLSRGALVQDIVNTVAITAIQAADAS
- a CDS encoding NAD-dependent epimerase/dehydratase family protein; the encoded protein is MRRMLVTGGSGFLGSNAVRALAAHPGVELVVSGDVRPPAASAPDGVVVETCDVTDAPTVAAVVERHAIDTIVHLAAIVNPGGLSEEVERRVDVDGTRNVLDAAVANGVTRIVVSSSGAAYGYHADSPEWLTEDDAIRGNEAFSYSRHKRLVEEMLAAYRAEHPELGQVVLRIGTILGPSVSNQITALWEGRRILKIRGSESPFVFIWVDDVVGAIVQGATGDVTGAFNVAGDGRVTVSEIAEAFGTPTLELSPGLLAGALRVGHALRLTVHDANRVGFLQYRPVLDNARLKRVLGYTPAKTSREAFDAYLAARHPELASNSAPRLG
- a CDS encoding bile acid:sodium symporter family protein, which produces MNIDDVVLNFTPGSMVALNIVLGFIMFGIALDTAPSDFKAVLKAPKAMIIAMLAQIILLPAVTFGLTLLLNVQASIALGMILVACCPPGNISQVLTYRSRGNVALSVSMTAVANVLYIFILPISVVFWGSIHPTASELVRTVSLNGWQMLLEIFLIIGLPFFAGLLIRARWPRFAKRVQPYARWISLAALVGFIAIALIGNWAVFMAYIGVVLVAVFLHDAIALGLGYASARIGGLPSRERKAITFEVGIRNAGLGLGLVFTFFGGIGGMAIVAGWWGIWDIIAGLLLATAWARVTRKADAAWAASHAAETSGEAGADGGPVGGSPVSSPVEAPVDGARPEASA
- a CDS encoding acetate/propionate family kinase, with product MSIVLVVNSGSSSLKYQLLDVETGHPLASGLVERIGTTDGHVKHTASAPGAAEPSVWDAAVDAPDHDAAFAVMLEAFASHGPSLEQHAPVAVGHRVVQGGARFFEPTVITELVKINIDELSVLAPLHNPANLAGIRAAERAFPDVPHIAVFDTAFHQTMPPAAYTYAIDRALAEKHRVRRYGFHGTSHRFVSRAAAEFLGRPVEELRLIVLHLGNGASACAVAEGRSVDTSMGMTPLEGLVMGTRSGDIDPAVLLHLQRRASLDADATDRLLNSQSGILGLSGHADMRDLEAARQAGDEASVIAFDVYTHRLRSYVGAYAAQLGRVDAIVFTAGVGENSATVRGAALAGLEGFGVEIDEERNASRERGARRISTDASRTAVLVVPTNEELEIARQALEVVLG